The Desulfobulbaceae bacterium genome contains a region encoding:
- a CDS encoding sigma-70 family RNA polymerase sigma factor, which produces MPAEIKAKLLEVSKEDGQISIAYLNSLIPEEKTAEFIDEIFDFLNQQNIEVVTQEKSDQKKKDSDDYSEEDSDFLIFQAESGPDGPDLQEPEETTTTYLREMGRFELLTPEEEEKYSKAIRSGFDAIIEAIRTDDSGVPETQLLVGRIALWEKRDPTLKPKKQHLNFMVRTIASTAAKYPEIGTLSVMNQKIASYTRNIEWAKDAMIKANLRLVVSIAKRYMHQGLSLADLIQEGNLGLMRAVFRFDYTKGNKFSTYASWWIRQAITRAILDKTRTIRLPVHFLELRSQFFKAFYSLLKELGREPTPIEISEKTGLPMDKILAILEASREPISLETPVGDDDSTLGDFLENKDSASPYESVKNNELADRVKSILMTLSPREEKIIRLRFGIGEEAEYTLEEIGKRFNVSRERIRQIEKKALNRLRHSSRRDKLKPYTDTQTIY; this is translated from the coding sequence GTGCCTGCCGAGATCAAAGCCAAGCTCCTTGAGGTCAGCAAAGAAGATGGGCAGATTTCGATCGCCTATCTTAACAGCCTCATCCCAGAAGAAAAAACCGCAGAATTCATTGATGAAATCTTCGATTTCCTTAATCAACAAAATATCGAGGTCGTCACTCAAGAAAAATCTGATCAAAAGAAGAAAGACTCCGACGACTACTCAGAGGAAGACAGTGACTTTCTAATATTCCAGGCTGAGTCAGGACCAGACGGGCCGGACCTTCAGGAACCGGAGGAAACCACCACCACCTACCTCCGGGAGATGGGGCGCTTCGAGCTGTTAACCCCCGAAGAAGAAGAAAAATACAGTAAAGCTATCCGTAGTGGTTTTGACGCCATCATCGAAGCTATCCGCACAGATGATTCAGGTGTGCCAGAAACCCAGCTTTTAGTTGGCAGAATCGCCCTGTGGGAAAAACGTGACCCCACTCTGAAGCCAAAAAAACAACACCTTAACTTCATGGTACGCACAATAGCCTCCACTGCTGCCAAATACCCTGAAATCGGTACACTTTCGGTCATGAATCAGAAAATCGCCAGCTACACTCGCAACATCGAGTGGGCCAAAGATGCCATGATCAAGGCCAACTTGAGGCTTGTAGTCAGCATAGCCAAGCGCTATATGCACCAAGGCCTGAGCTTAGCCGACTTAATCCAAGAAGGCAACCTGGGACTGATGCGCGCTGTTTTTCGTTTCGACTACACCAAGGGTAATAAATTCAGCACCTACGCCAGCTGGTGGATCAGACAAGCTATAACTCGCGCCATTCTTGATAAAACTAGAACCATCCGCCTGCCCGTTCACTTTCTTGAACTCAGAAGCCAATTCTTTAAGGCCTTCTACTCACTATTAAAAGAGCTGGGCCGAGAACCTACCCCAATCGAGATTTCAGAAAAGACCGGCCTGCCCATGGATAAGATCTTGGCTATCCTTGAGGCATCAAGAGAGCCGATTTCCCTCGAGACTCCTGTTGGCGACGATGACAGCACCTTAGGTGATTTCCTTGAGAACAAGGACTCCGCCTCCCCGTACGAATCAGTCAAAAACAACGAACTCGCAGACCGGGTCAAAAGCATTCTCATGACCTTAAGCCCCCGAGAGGAAAAAATTATTCGCCTCCGCTTCGGCATCGGCGAAGAGGCTGAATACACGTTGGAAGAGATCGGCAAACGCTTCAACGTCTCTCGAGAACGTATTCGTCAAATCGAAAAAAAGGCATTAAACCGATTGCGCCACTCCAGTCGCCG